The Thermodesulfovibrionales bacterium genomic interval ATGCAGCCTTCAGTTGGCCGCAGGCCGCACTAATATCCCCTCCCTTGCTTTTTCTGATCAGGGCAGTAAGATTGCCTTTCAGCAGTATCTCCTGGAACTCCAGAACGGTCTTCTCCTCGGGCCTCAGGAACTCGGAACCTTCATACGGGTTGAAAGGAATGAGATTGACCTTTGAGGGGACGCCTCTGAGAAGGATCACGAGTCTCCTGGCGTCCTCGGGACGGTCATTGACGTCTCTGAGCATCACATATTCAAAGGTTATTTTTCTCCTCGGCTGCAGGGGAAACTTCCTGCAGGCATCGAGGAGTTCCTTCAGGGAATAGGTCCTGTTCAGGGGCATGATACGACTTCTTACGCTGTCCGAGGTTGCGTTCAGTGACACCGCAAGGTTTACTCTCGGGGCCCTTTTCGGCAGTTCCAGTATCTTCGGCACGATGCCTGCGGTAGAAAGGGTTATTCGCCTTGGTGAGATCTTCAGAAACCCCGTGAGTCTCCAGAGAGCCTCAACGACGGCATCGAAATTTGCCAGGGGCTCTCCCATGCCCATGAAAACGATGTTCGTGATCCTTCTCGGTGCGGCGAGCCTGCCCACGGAAAGGACTTGATCGACAATCTCGTGGGTCATGAGATTTCTCCTGAGCCCCAATCTCGCAGTGAGACAGAAGCTGCAACCCATGGCACAGCCAACCTGCGAAGAAATACAGAGGGTAAGACGGTCATCATCGGGAATGAGAACGCTTTCGATCATTTCACCGTCTTCAAGGCCAAAGAGGAATTTCTCGGTGCCGTCTGCCGAAATCTGTCTGGCCAGGATGCCGAGATTACTGATGTATGCCTTCTCTGAAAGGTCTTCCCTCAGTTCCTTCGAAAATTCCGTGATGTCGCTGATTGACAGCGCACGTTTTTCGTAGATCCAGTGAATGAGCTGTTTTGCCCTGAAGGCAGGCAGGCGTGATTCACGAAAGAAGGTCTCCAG includes:
- the rlmN gene encoding 23S rRNA (adenine(2503)-C(2))-methyltransferase RlmN, encoding MERASIRVYLTVVYNIKVAIVKINLKSLSKEGLETFFRESRLPAFRAKQLIHWIYEKRALSISDITEFSKELREDLSEKAYISNLGILARQISADGTEKFLFGLEDGEMIESVLIPDDDRLTLCISSQVGCAMGCSFCLTARLGLRRNLMTHEIVDQVLSVGRLAAPRRITNIVFMGMGEPLANFDAVVEALWRLTGFLKISPRRITLSTAGIVPKILELPKRAPRVNLAVSLNATSDSVRSRIMPLNRTYSLKELLDACRKFPLQPRRKITFEYVMLRDVNDRPEDARRLVILLRGVPSKVNLIPFNPYEGSEFLRPEEKTVLEFQEILLKGNLTALIRKSKGGDISAACGQLKAAYVRS